A genome region from Penaeus chinensis breed Huanghai No. 1 chromosome 22, ASM1920278v2, whole genome shotgun sequence includes the following:
- the LOC125037139 gene encoding CUB and sushi domain-containing protein 3-like — MKFHCFLLFLLGGALQLCGAAEYLSQKAESEIEADFYQDDIDSRDVDDDYDDYDLEEGEPDYFDDEDASEQPFGRFRRAAVPDTMSRLIRRHEKIRAHGCKLRGGFCVQPGEACDGERAQKFCAKYHGHCCFPAWDLPMPECPGREINITDGGVITDTEGMIMSRGYPNIYDRNSHDTMVINAPENYVIEIELKALDLEYDSFCNHDYLRIVDTATNRGLGWFNEPRICGDVIPPVLRSLTNSVTFEMVSDYNIQKGGFIACFRMVPRE; from the exons ATGAAGTTCCACTGTTTCCTGCTGTTCCTCTTGGGTGGGGCTTTG CAACTCTGTGGGGCGGCGGAATACTTGTCTCAGAAAGCCGAGAGTGAAATTGAAGCCGACTTTTACCAGGACGACATTGACAGccgagatgttgatgatgactatgatgactatgacCTCGAGGAAGGTGAGCCAGACTACTTCGATGACGAGGATGCCAGTGAACAGCCGTTTGGTCGCTTCAGAAGAGCTGCGGTTCCTGATACGATGTCGCGCTTGATTAGACGTC ACGAAAAAATCAGAGCCCACGGTTGTAAGTTACGCGGGGGCTTCTGTGTTCAGCCGGGAGAGGCCTGCGATGGAGAACGTGCCCAAAAATTCTGTGCCAAATACCATGGCCACTGTTGCTTCCCTG CCTGGGATTTGCCAATGCCTGAATGCCCAGGTCGGGAAATAAACA TAACCGACGGCGGAGTCATCACTGACACCGAGGGCATGATCATGTCCCGAGGTTATCCCAACATTTACGACCGAAACAGCCACGACACGATGGTCATCAACGCGCCAGAGAATTACGTCATTGAGATCGAGTTAAAAGCTTTAGACTTGGAGTACGATAGCTTTTGCAACCACGACTACCTTCGCATCGTTGACACCGCTACTAATCGGGGTCTCGGATG GTTTAACGAGCCTCGAATTTGTGGTGACGTCATCCCACCAGTTTTGAGGTCGTTAACAAACAGCGTAACGTTTGAGATGGTGTCAGACTACAACATTCAAAAGGGCGGATTCATTGCATGCTTCAGGATGGTGCCGAGG GAATGA
- the LOC125037046 gene encoding serine/threonine-protein kinase fused-like: MENYKVLEAIGQGSFGRVFRGKCLSTGQIVALKFIPKRNKVERELRSLRRECEIQRGLAHPNIVQMCNSFETENEVVAVSEYVPGQLFQLLESNGPLPEERVRQISCNLVSAIYYLHSHRILHRDIKPQNILISSSGEAKLCDFGFSRKMGINTYVLTSIKGTPLYMAPELIEEKPYDHTADLWSLGCILFELLTGKPPFCTTSIVQLVKMVRTEPVNWPQGWSSDCTSFLQGLLEKDPADRLTWPDLLEHPWVHEGVVFVQQSLNGTPLTNPLTLSQQQVKEQQRKELVQRAAGQPRVIGKVGIKKTPSPTKVELPQLVAEPAAIIPGAVNTSLVARHAAASEALQNDKEGHGDVLHIDLDVLKRLEAVHLEAGKAGNLNSSSPSPSLMRRRGRERMIEVHLSSSSEGTAQSSVDLQHNTDALHTTLVEVEVHKSAISDTVTGAADITDMGIDARCAVGASVRKLSSVSQEPGFREEDVNDFKNCGPLPLEDRKDSMVNYLANSVDSSRRGSRPSNAMLELVQDGRPSLPNINEESFTPFTQDRVLTVLSGKTSSAVVFTLHSFNSEDKPIETEEWCRFLDKTLADVLNGNYSVFLIQSELSMFIGPLRNQMCSLQVTNKIATLLMLPLTMEETKDNLRDIVKVYLECKVVPNLIYACKLIFKIESHKVNRTVDFDKDQIDTMGQLTMLICHLVHIENDFLLQFCDCVCVLNAFAVIAKILTLDNILPELVADMLAILNQVLRLTPENRSVVEQILGTSDSLLLLLGTLITHKLPLVRSRLCTLIGYLAKCCPQIAQLFEGQHKLLCDLINLESDIVPQVRKTASFAVSCLQAYTELMPEDSCN; this comes from the coding sequence ATGGAGAATTACAAAGTCCTAGAGGCCATAGGCCAGGGTTCTTTTGGCCGAGTGTTTAGAGGAAAGTGCTTATCAACAGGACAAATTGTAGCTCTGAAGTTCATCCCAAAGAGAAATAAAGTTGAAAGAGAACTGAGGAGCCTAAGGAGGGAATGTGAGATCCAGAGGGGCCTAGCACATCCCAATATTGTTCAGATGTGCAACTCCTTTGAAACAGAGAATGAAGTTGTAGCAGTTAGTGAGTATGTTCCCGGACAGCTATTCCAACTTCTAGAATCAAATGGGCCCTTaccagaggagagagtgagacagatctCTTGTAACCTTGTGTCTGCCATATACTATTTGCATTCCCATAGGATCCTGCACAGAGACATAAAACctcaaaatatattaatatcatcttcagGTGAAGCAAAACTTTGCGACTTTGGATTTTCTAGAAAGATGGGTATTAATACATATGTTCTTACATCTATAAAAGGTACGCCTTTATATATGGCACCTGAGCTCATAGAAGAAAAGCCATATGACCATACAGCAGATCTGTGGTCACTTGGTTGTATTCTGTTTGAGCTGCTGACTGGAAAACCACCTTTCTGTACAACATCTATTGTCCAGTTAGTTAAGATGGTTAGAACAGAACCAGTGAATTGGCCTCAGGGATGGAGTTCAGATTGTACTTCATTTCTCCAGGGCCTGTTGGAGAAAGATCCAGCTGACAGATTGACATGGCCAGATCTTCTGGAGCATCCATGGGTTCATGAAGGAGTCGTCTTTGTGCAGCAGTCTCTTAATGGTACACCTCTTACAAATCCCTTGACATTATCTCAGCAGCAGGTAAAAGAACAACAGAGGAAAGAGCTGGTGCAACGTGCTGCAGGTCAGCCTAGAGTAATAGGAAAAGTTGGTATAAAGAAAACACCTTCACCTACAAAAGTAGAACTTCCGCAGCTGGTAGCAGAACCAGCTGCAATAATCCCTGGTGCTGTTAACACAAGTCTTGTAGCTAGACATGCTGCTGCAAGTGAAGCACTTCAGAATGATAAGGAGGGACATGGAGATGTGTTACATATTGATTTAGATGTTTTAAAGAGACTTGAAGCTGTGCATCTTGAAGCAGGTAAAGCAGGAAACTTAAATTCAAGTTCTCCTTCCCCAAGTTTAATGAgacgcagagggagagaaagaatgattgaGGTGCATTTGTCAAGTTCAAGTGAAGGAACAGCACAGAGTAGTGTTGATTTGCAACATAACACAGATGCTTTGCATACTACTCTTGTTGAAGTTGAAGTCCATAAAAGTGCTATTTCTGATACTGTAACTGGTGCTGCTGATATAACAGATATGGGTATTGATGCAAGGTGTGCAGTTGGTGCATCTGTGAGGAAGTTAAGCAGTGTATCCCAAGAGCCTGGTTTTagagaagaggatgtgaatgactTTAAAAATTGTGGGCCATTACCTCTAGAAGATCGCAAAGATAGCATGGTCAACTATCTGGCAAATTCAGTTGACTCATCCAGGCGAGGGAGCCGGCCTTCCAATGCCATGCTGGAACTGGTACAAGATGGTCGACCAAGTCTTCCAAATATCAATGAGGAAAGTTTTACTCCATTTACACAGGACAGAGTCCTAACTGTTCTGAGTGGTAAAACAAGTAGTGCTGTTGTTTTTACATTACACAGTTTTAACTCTGAAGACAAGCCTATTGAAACAGAAGAGTGGTGCAGATTTTTAGACAAAACACTTGCAGATGTCCTTAATGGAAATTATAGTGTATTTCTTATACAAAGTGAACTTTCCATGTTTATTGGTCCCTTAAGAAATCAGATGTGTTCCTTACAAGTTACAAACAAAATAGCCACACTTCTCATGTTACCATTAACAATGGAGGAGACCAAAGATAACCTTAGAGACATTGTCAAAGTCTACCTTGAATGTAAGGTTGTGCCAAACTTAATATATGCTTGCAAACTCATTTTCAAAATAGAAAGTCACAAGGTAAATAGGACAGTGGATTTTGACAAGGACCAAATTGATACAATGGGTCAGCTCACAATGCTCATATGTCATCTTGTTCATATTGAAAATGACTTCCTCTTACAGTTTTGcgactgtgtttgtgttcttaaTGCCTTTGCAGTTATAGCAAAGATACTTACCCTGGATAACATATTACCAGAATTGGTAGCCGACATGCTGGCCATATTGAATCAAGTTCTTCGATTAACACCAGAGAACAGATCTGTGGTTGAGCAAATCCTTGGCACAAGTGATTCTTTGTTGCTACTTCTCGGAACACTCATCACACACAAGCTACCTTTGGTTCGTTCAAGGCTCTGCACACTGATTGGATATCTTGCCAAATGTTGTCCACAGATAGCCCAGCTATTTGAGGGTCAGCACAAGTTATTATGTGACTTGATAAATCTAGAAAGTGATATTGTTCCACAAGTCAGAAAAACAGCTTCATTTGCTGTATCTTGTCTTCAGGCTTATACAGAATTGATGCCAGAAGATTCATGTAACTAA